The Euphorbia lathyris chromosome 2, ddEupLath1.1, whole genome shotgun sequence genome includes a window with the following:
- the LOC136216487 gene encoding uncharacterized protein isoform X1 — MFQQDIIHPTPDHLPIDDLSSPLSAQILEFCDPEFLETFQNSEVTSTSNYCYEDNSYYTNNNLSLQLQLQNNNNGNNNSTTTHSTATATTTTSTTTTTAANQDNNINDSNNNNISFSLLFDPQDDLDNEISASIDFSSSPTLPIPQFLTTQQEHFDFLQPQFSLSDMLSAEGLVTQYPADQNNSVAPFIGAPLTSVFEDDCLSSVPSYVPMNPSSPSCSYFRPGINNYLSAGNLNCDNSAFFGGGVFQQQHQDVEFQGDNGGIFCHDSIPPRVFNNPIELQPLGNENQQFVNPAPVASSDISCLEDPAFKVGKLTVEQRREKIHRYMKKRNERNFSKKIKYACRKTLADSRPRVRGRFAKNDEFSETNTRAACSNHEDDDEDEQVVVKQEDQMVDSADIFAHISGVNSFNCNYSIQSWL; from the exons ATGTTCCAGCAGGACATCATTCATCCAACTCCAGACCATCTCCCAATT GATGATCTTTCAAGTCCACTTAGTGCTCAGATTTTGGAATTCTGTGATCCTGAATTTTTGGAAACTTTCCAAAATTCTGAAGTGACTTCAACCTCCAACTATTGCTACGAGGATAATTCTTATTACACAAATAATAATCTTTCCTTACAGCTTCAGCTTCAAAATAACAACAACGGGAACAACAATAGCACCACCACTCATTCCACCGCCACCGCGACAACCACCACAAGCACCACCACCACTACCGCGGCCAATCAAGACAACAACATCAACgacagcaacaacaacaacatcagTTTTTCTCTACTTTTTGATCCTCAGGATGATCTTGACAACGAAATTTCAGCTTCCATAGACTTTTCTTCATCCCCAACACTTCCAATTCCTCAATTTCTCACTACTCAACAAGAACATTTTGATTTCTTGCAACCTCAGTTTTCGCTATCAGACATGTTGTCTGCAGAAGGATTAGTAACACAATATCCTGCTGATCAGAATAACTCTGTTGCTCCGTTTATCGGAGCTCCATTAACGTCGGTTTTCGAAGATGATTGCTTGTCTTCCGTCCCTTCTTATGTTCCGATGAATCCATCGTCTCCTTCCTGTTCGTATTTCCGTCCGGGGATTAACAATTACTTGTCTGCTGGGAATCTGAATTGTGATAATTCTGCGTTTTTTGGTGGTGGTGTTTTTCAACAACAACATCAAGATGTTGAATTTCAGGGAGATAATGGTGGAATTTTCTGCCATGATTCCATTCCTCCTAGAGTCTTCAATAATCCTATTGAATTACag CCACTTGGGAACGAAAATCAGCAATTTGTGAACCCGGCTCCGGTGGCATCATCGGATATTTCATGTTTGGAAGATCCGGCATTTAAAGTTGGAAAGCTAACTGTTGAACAAAGAAGAGAGAAAATCCATAGATATATGAAGAAGAGGAATGAGAGGAATTTCAGCAAGAAAATCAAG TATGCGTGCCGAAAAACACTAGCAGATAGCAGGCCTCGAGTTAGAGGAAGATTCGCTAAGAATGATGAGTTTAGCGAGACCAATACCCGGGCTGCTTGCAGCAATcatgaagatgatgatgaggatgaa CAGGTAGTAGTGAAACAAGAGGACCAGATGGTTGATTCAGCGGATATATTTGCACATATAAGTGGAGTTAATTCGTTCAATTGCAACTATTCAATCCAGTCGTGGTTATAA
- the LOC136216487 gene encoding uncharacterized protein isoform X2: MMENHEKDDLSSPLSAQILEFCDPEFLETFQNSEVTSTSNYCYEDNSYYTNNNLSLQLQLQNNNNGNNNSTTTHSTATATTTTSTTTTTAANQDNNINDSNNNNISFSLLFDPQDDLDNEISASIDFSSSPTLPIPQFLTTQQEHFDFLQPQFSLSDMLSAEGLVTQYPADQNNSVAPFIGAPLTSVFEDDCLSSVPSYVPMNPSSPSCSYFRPGINNYLSAGNLNCDNSAFFGGGVFQQQHQDVEFQGDNGGIFCHDSIPPRVFNNPIELQPLGNENQQFVNPAPVASSDISCLEDPAFKVGKLTVEQRREKIHRYMKKRNERNFSKKIKYACRKTLADSRPRVRGRFAKNDEFSETNTRAACSNHEDDDEDEQVVVKQEDQMVDSADIFAHISGVNSFNCNYSIQSWL; the protein is encoded by the exons ATGATGGAGAATCATGAGAAG GATGATCTTTCAAGTCCACTTAGTGCTCAGATTTTGGAATTCTGTGATCCTGAATTTTTGGAAACTTTCCAAAATTCTGAAGTGACTTCAACCTCCAACTATTGCTACGAGGATAATTCTTATTACACAAATAATAATCTTTCCTTACAGCTTCAGCTTCAAAATAACAACAACGGGAACAACAATAGCACCACCACTCATTCCACCGCCACCGCGACAACCACCACAAGCACCACCACCACTACCGCGGCCAATCAAGACAACAACATCAACgacagcaacaacaacaacatcagTTTTTCTCTACTTTTTGATCCTCAGGATGATCTTGACAACGAAATTTCAGCTTCCATAGACTTTTCTTCATCCCCAACACTTCCAATTCCTCAATTTCTCACTACTCAACAAGAACATTTTGATTTCTTGCAACCTCAGTTTTCGCTATCAGACATGTTGTCTGCAGAAGGATTAGTAACACAATATCCTGCTGATCAGAATAACTCTGTTGCTCCGTTTATCGGAGCTCCATTAACGTCGGTTTTCGAAGATGATTGCTTGTCTTCCGTCCCTTCTTATGTTCCGATGAATCCATCGTCTCCTTCCTGTTCGTATTTCCGTCCGGGGATTAACAATTACTTGTCTGCTGGGAATCTGAATTGTGATAATTCTGCGTTTTTTGGTGGTGGTGTTTTTCAACAACAACATCAAGATGTTGAATTTCAGGGAGATAATGGTGGAATTTTCTGCCATGATTCCATTCCTCCTAGAGTCTTCAATAATCCTATTGAATTACag CCACTTGGGAACGAAAATCAGCAATTTGTGAACCCGGCTCCGGTGGCATCATCGGATATTTCATGTTTGGAAGATCCGGCATTTAAAGTTGGAAAGCTAACTGTTGAACAAAGAAGAGAGAAAATCCATAGATATATGAAGAAGAGGAATGAGAGGAATTTCAGCAAGAAAATCAAG TATGCGTGCCGAAAAACACTAGCAGATAGCAGGCCTCGAGTTAGAGGAAGATTCGCTAAGAATGATGAGTTTAGCGAGACCAATACCCGGGCTGCTTGCAGCAATcatgaagatgatgatgaggatgaa CAGGTAGTAGTGAAACAAGAGGACCAGATGGTTGATTCAGCGGATATATTTGCACATATAAGTGGAGTTAATTCGTTCAATTGCAACTATTCAATCCAGTCGTGGTTATAA